One segment of Castanea sativa cultivar Marrone di Chiusa Pesio chromosome 3, ASM4071231v1 DNA contains the following:
- the LOC142629504 gene encoding protein MIZU-KUSSEI 1-like codes for MKTIAAKTPHDSSFSFSRRYFHWKKKIDEEDDEEEILTFSSSSHFCEDEIKDLEELTIPGPVEITSVTAAPRPKKHSKLRSALTIFGKSQSRYHSSLGSRVIGTLFGYRRGHVHFAFQQDAKLSPAFFIELATPTSLLVREMASGLVRIALECEKRTEKKGKKLLEEPLWRTYCNGKKCGFATRRECGPEEWKVLKAVEPISMGAGVLPGTGNGAADASEGELMYMRAKFERVVGSKDSEAFYMMNPDGAGGPELSVYLIRV; via the coding sequence ATGAAGACCATCGCTGCCAAAACTCCTCATgactcttctttctctttctcgaGGAGATACTTCCACTGGAAAAAGAAGATTGATGAGGAGGATGACGAGGAAGAAATCTTGACCTTCAGCTCATCCTCACATTTCTGTGAGGATGAGATCAAAGATTTGGAGGAGCTAACAATCCCAGGGCCGGTGGAAATTACTTCTGTGACAGCAGCACCAAGGCCGAAGAAACATTCTAAGCTCCGATCGGCTCTTACAATTTTCGGTAAGAGCCAATCTAGGTATCACTCGAGTCTTGGGAGCCGAGTGATAGGTACCCTTTTCGGGTATCGAAGAGGCCATGTCCATTTTGCATTTCAACAAGATGCCAAGTTGAGTCCAGCATTTTTTATTGAACTTGCAACACCCACAAGTCTTTTAGTCCGAGAGATGGCTTCTGGGTTGGTTCGCATTGCCTTAGAGTGTGAAAAGAGAACAGAAAAGAAAGGCAAGAAGTTGCTAGAGGAGCCCCTTTGGAGGACTTACTGCAATGGAAAGAAATGCGGGTTTGCAACAAGGCGCGAGTGCGGGCCTGAGGAGTGGAAGGTGTTGAAAGCTGTGGAGCCAATTTCAATGGGTGCTGGTGTGTTGCCTGGAACTGGGAATGGAGCTGCTGATGCGTCCGAAGGAGAGCTCATGTATATGAGAGCCAAGTTTGAGAGAGTTGTGGGCTCTAAAGACTCAGAGGCTTTCTATATGATGAACCCTGATGGTGCTGGAGGTCCTGAACTTAGTGTGTATTTGATTAGAGTTTAG
- the LOC142627501 gene encoding uncharacterized protein LOC142627501, translating to MSRKHLVTIEWKQIQAILKSVELPFFCSTTFPLQIRAGSGSSHLLESGTVLPIKIHRDEATGKVLNLVFVWADDGSELKVDVPVVFKGEDVCPGLQKAGCVYVKSQVMALI from the exons ATGTCCAGGAAGCACCTGGTCACCATTGAGTGGAAGCAGATTCAAGCCATTCTCAAGTCCGTTGAGCTCCCATTTTTCTGCTCCACCACTTTCCCGCTCCAGATCCGCGCCGGTTCCGGATCCTCTCACCTACTTGAATCCGGTACCGTCCTCCCTATCAAg ATTCATAGGGACGAAGCTACTGGGAAGGTATTGAATTTGGTGTTTGTTTGGGCCGACGACGGGTCGGAGTTGAAGGTTGATGTGCCCGTTGTTTTCAAAGGAGAAGATGTTTGTCCAGGTCTTCAGAAAG CTGGTTGTGTTTATGTAAAGTCACAAGTCATGGCTTTGATCTAA